In Leptotrichia buccalis C-1013-b, the genomic window ATTTGTATATAATTTAAAATATGCTACAAAGCGGGATAAAGTAAAAACTCTTCCGTGGCTGTCATCCATATCAATTCTAGGATTAACTGGAATATATGCAGGTCTTATTATAGCAGAAAAATCATTTAGTAATACAGCTCAAATTGTAATAATTGGACTTACTTATTTACTTATTTCAGAAGTCAAGTTTTCAATAATTGGAATTTTTGTGCCAATAATCGGAATTTTAGGCTGGCTAGGAATAGTAGGAACTGGATATAGAGCCAGCAGGTTAGCGTCTTATGTGGGAGACGACCTTGGATATCATACAACTAATTCGCTGATTGCCATAGGAAGCGGAGGATTTAGTGGACGTTTTTATGGAAATGGTTTACAGAAATATGGATTTCTGCCAGAAATACATACAGATTATATTTTTTCAGGATATGCTGAAGAAAACGGATTTATAGGTGCATTATTTCTGTTAGGATTATACATATCTTTATTAGTCATAATTGCAATTACACTAAGAAAAATAAAAAATGTATATGCAAAATATATTCTAGTCGGAATTTTTATAATGTTCGCCACTCAAGTAATTGGAAATGTTGCAGTTGTCAGCAATGTAATTCCTTCAACAGGAATACCTCTTCCAATGATGAGTTATGGTGGAAGTACAACAATAGTTATGATGTCAACGCTGGGAATAGTATATAATATAATAAGAGCGTTATATAAACAGGAAATGGGAGAAAATCTCGATGAAATGAATGAAATTGACTATGAATTGATTAATCAGAGAAAACGAAGATAAGCTAATTGCAGTTTAAAAAATAAAATGAAAATGAGAGGGAAATAATAAAAATGGAGAAAGTCGTATTTACTACAGGTGGAACTGGTGGTCATATTTATCCTGCCTTATCAATTGCCAAAAAAATTAGAGAAAAAAATATAGATACATTGTTTATTGGGACAAAGCATAGAATGGAAAAGGATATTGTGCCACGTGAAAATTTTAGATTTATTGGGCTGGATGTATTGCCATTAAGATCTTTAAAATCGATATTTAAAATGATTGCAGCAACGATAAGTACAATAAAGCTGTTAAAAAAGGAAAAACCAACAAAAATTATAGCTTTTGGAAATTATATAACAATACCTGTATTAGTTGCGGCTAATGTGTTAAAAATACCGTATTATCTGCAGGAACAGAATCATACAATGGGACAGGCAAACAAATGGTTTTATAAAGGTGCGAAAAAAGTATTTATTGCTTTTGGAAATACACTAGACAGAATAAAAGATAAATATAAAAATAAATTTGTTGTGACGGGAAATCCATTAAGAGAAGAATTTTATGGAAAAGAAAGAAAAGAGGAAAGAAGAAAATTAAATATAAAAGATGACGAAAAAGTGCTTCTTGTAATTGGTGGAAGTCTTGGAGCCAAAAATATAAATGAGGCAATTTTAAAAAAATGGAAGACAATATCAGAAGACAAGAGAATACGGTTATTTTGGGCAACAGGAAAAGATAATTATGAAGCATCGACTTGTAAAATTAGAGATTTTGGAACAGCGGTAGTTGAGCCATATTTTGAAAATGTTCCAGAATTGATGACAGCGGCGGACATTGTAATATGTCGTGCAGGAGCTTCAACAATTTCAGAACTTATTCAGTTGGAAAAACCGTCAATACTTATTCCATATGACTTTGTAGGACAAAAAGAAAATGCAGATGTACTGGAATATGTAAATGGTGCCAAAATTTTTACAAATGAAACTGTAGAAAAGGCAATAGACGAAGCATTGTCAATAGTGCGACAAGCATCAATGCTAGAATTTATGAGTGAAAATGTAAAGTCTTTGAAAAAAGGCAATTCAGCGGAGATAATAGTCAGTGAAATGGGACTTTAAGAAGAAAATAGGAAAATTTGGAGGGAATCAAAATTATGTTAACAAAAATAAATAATATATATTTTAGCGGAATAAACGGAATTGGAATGAGTGGACTTGCAAAAATTCTGGCATCAGACGGATTTAACGTGGCAGGTTCAGATTTGGAAAGAAAACCTGTAACTAAAGATATGGAAGATATGGGAATAAAAGTTTATATAGGGCAAGTAGAAGAAAATGTAAAGGACAAGGGGATAGACTTATTTGTATATTCAACTGCAATAAAAGAAACAAATCCTGAATACAAATATATTGTTGACAATAACATAAAAAAAATAAAAAGAGGCGAGCTGCTTGCAGAAATAATGAATAGATTTGACGGAATAGCAGTTGCAGGAACTCATGGAAAAACTACAACAAGCTCAATGATGAGCGTGGCACTTTTGGAAAAGGAGCCTTTTATCGTGGTTGGAGGAATTATTCCAGAAATTCAGAGCAACAGCCAAATTGGTAATTCTGAATATTTTATTGCAGAAGCTGATGAAAGTGACAATTCATTTTTGTATATAAAACCAAAATATTCCGTTGTAACAAATATAGAAGCTGATCATTTAGATCATCACGGAACATTTGAAAATATAAAAAAATCATTTGAGCAGTTTATTGACAGTACAGAAAGAATAGCTGTTCTTTGTAAAGATACAGTCGAAAAAGTAGGACTTGACATAAAAAATAAAAATGTAGTATGGTATAGCCTAAAAGATGAAACAGCCGATATTTATGCTAAAAATATTAGAGTGGAAAATGGAATTACAAGCTATGAAGTTGTAAAAAATGGTGAAGAATTGGGAACATTCAGCTTGAGTGTACCAGGAAATCACAATGTTTCAAATTCACTTCCAGTAATTTATTTTGCTCATGAATTTAATTGCAATATGAAAAAAGTAAAGGAAAGAATTTTGAAATTTAAAGGTGCAAACAGAAGATATCAAGTTATTTACGATAACAATTTAAGAATAATTGATGATTATGCACATCATCCGACAGAAGTAAAAGTTACAATTAATGCAGCACACAATACTGAAAAAGGAAAAGTAACAGTAATTTTCCAGCCACATAGATACAGCCGTACAAAATTTTTCTTTGATGATTTCGTAAAATCATTAAAAGAAGCCGACGATTTAATCTTACTTCCAATTTATGCAGCTAGTGAAGATAACACATACGGTGTAAGTTCAGAATCACTTGCTGAAAAAATTGGTGGAAATGTAAGGGTGCAGACTCAGGAAGAAATCAAGAATATTATAAAAAATGATAAAAATAGTAAAAATACCTATGTATTTATGGGAGCTGGAAGCGTGTCGAAAATAGCTCATGAAATAGCCAATGATTTGAAGGAAATGTAGGAATAGAAATCTAACATTGAAAAAATCAAGAATTGAGAGAGGAAAATAAAAATGGAAATAATAAAAAATGCCAAAATGAAAGAATATTCAAATATGAAGGTTGGAGGAACTGCAAAGGAGCTTATTTTCATAGATGATAAAAATGAATTAAAGGAAATTCTGCGAACAAGAAATAATATTTTTCTTTTGGGAAATGGTACAAATACGCTTATTAACGATGGAAATTTAGATATAAGCTTTTTATCGTTAAAAAGATTAAAAAAAATAACAGTTGAAGAAAAAATTGAAAATACCAAAAAAGAGGATAGCTATGATTTGGTAAGAGTGGAAGCTGGATTGGACTTGGATGATTTGATAGATTTTATGGAAAAAAATGATTATTCAGGGCTGGAAAATATTACTGGTATTCCAGGATCTGTCGGCGGGCTTGTAAATATGAATGGCGGAGCTTACGGAACAGAAATTTTTGACTGCATTGAGGAAGTGGAAGTTTGCAAAAATGATGGAGAAATTGTAAAAATTAAGACAACAGACTTGAATTTTAAATATAGAACTACTGAAATCAAGGAAAATAAATGGATTGTAATTTCTGCATTATTTAAATTTGGTTTTGGTTTTGACAAGGAGGCTTCTCAAGACAAAAAAAATCAAAGAGAAGTCAAACATCCATTGGATTTGCCGAATCTTGGAAGCACATTTAAGAATCCAGAAGGGACATTTGCGGCAAAACTTATTTCAGATGCGGATTTAAAGGGTTATAGAGTTGGAGATGTTGTAGTTTCACCAAAACATCCGAATTTTGTAACAAATGTAGGAAATGCTACATTTAATGATGTTATTTCAGTCATTGAACACGTAAAGGAAGTTGTTTTTGAAAAATTCGGAGTAAAATTGGAAACTGAGATTATAATTTTAAAATAATTTCAGTTTACAAATAAATTTTAACTTAAGATATTGAATAAAATGTAAAAAAAGTGTATAATATTAGAAAAAATGGAGTAATTATGAAAAGGTCGATTAAAGCACTAATTGCATTGTTTTTGTTAGCTGGAGCGATGTTTTTTGGTAAAAGGTTCATAGATACGGATTATTTTAAGGTTCAGGATGTTTTTATAGATGGAGTCCCAAAATTATTAAAACAGGATATAGCAGCACAGCTTGAGCAAATGAAAGGAAAAAATATCGTATATATAAATACTAACAAAATCGAAAACTTTATAAAAAATGACATAAGAGTAAAAAAAGTATCAATAAAAAAACTTTTTCCTAGTAAAATTGAAGTTGTGCTGGAAGAAAGAGAACCTTATGTATATGTGAAAAAGGGAGAAGAAACACTTTTAGCAGATAAGGATTTAAACATATATGGTGATATTTTAGAAGACCCGTCCAGAAATATTCCAGTAATAGACTATACAAGCGATGAGAGTTTGAATGGGATAAAAACGATACTTTCTAAAATAAAAAATAAAGATTTCTATGCTATGATATCAGAAATAAGACAATCTGAAAAAAATTATGAAATACTTCTTACAAATAACGTAAAAATCATAACAGATACTTTAGTCACAGAAAAAAAATATAATGATGCATATAAATTATACGAGAAAATAAAAAAAGAAAAAGCAATAACTTACATGGATTTAAGGTTTACAGATATTGTTGTGAAATAATATCTTGTGGTAAAATAAGAGAAAGGAGAGGCTACTTTAATTTTAGTTATATAATATTTTTAAGTAGCAAAGAAAAAATGGATAACTTTAGTAATACAGCGAAACTAAAAGTAGTAGGCGTAGGTGGAGCTGGTGGAAATGCAATAAACGATATGATTGAAAGTAATATAACAAGTGTTGATTTTATAGCGATTAATACAGATCAACAGGATTTGGACAGATCTCAGGCTCCAGTAAAAGTACTTTTAGGGCGTGGAATGGGAGCTGGAGCAGATCCTGAAAAAGGGAGGATTGCAGCAAAAGAATCAGAAGAAAAAATAAAAGAAGTGTTAGAAGGAACAGATATGTTATTCATAACTGCCGGAATGGGTGGTGGAACAGGAACAGGAGCATCTCCAATTATTGCTGAAGTTGCAAAAGCGATGGGAATTTTGACTGTAGCCATTGTAACAAAACCGTTTAGTTTTGAAGGACCGTTAAAGAAAAATAATGCTGCAACAGGAATTAATAATTTAAGAGAAAATGTAGATACATTAATAGCAATTCCAAATGACAGATTATTTGAAATACCAGGAATGAATATTTCCCTAATGAATGCTTTCAAAGAAGCAAATGGAGTTTTAAAAATGGGAATAAAAGGGATTTCTGACTTAATTACAAAACAGGGGATTGTAAACTTGGATTTTGCAGATATAAAGTCTATTATGCAAAATTCAGGAATTGCAATGTTAGGATTTGGAGAAGCGAATGGAGATGAAAAAGCTAAAAGTGCAACTGCTCAAGCATTAAACAGTCCACTATTAGAAAAATCCATTGAAGGTGCAAGAAAAATTTTAATAAATGTTACAGCTGGACCAGATATCGGATTACAGGAAATACAGGAAGTTGCCGAAACAATTGCAGAAAAAGCTGGAAATGATAAAGCTAATTTAATATGGGGATACATTATGGAACCTGAATTGGAAGGAACTATAAGTGTATCATTAGTAGCAACAGATTTTCAGGAAGAACTTTTGGCTAGAAGTGAAAACATAGATTCAAGAGCAATTAGATTTGCGCCGCCTAAAAAAGAAGAAGTAGAAGTGGAAAAAAAAACTGAAGAAAAGAAGGAAGTTAAACATCAAATTGAAGAAGAGGATCATGATACAGAAGAAAGATCAGATGAAAGCAGTATCTCAGATTTTGTTTTACCACCATTTTTTGAAGAATAGTGAACTGAAATCCAATTTTAAAAATTACATAAAAAACTCAAATTATTAAAGTCTAATATAAGTTATTTTAAAATTAATACATAAAATTAAAATATTTTTTAAAATAACTTGATTTTATTAGGCTTTTTTGCTATAATAATAGAACCTGCTCTATTTAAGGAAGTAGGGCTAAAAAAGCCATAGGAAAGGAGAAAGAATAATGAGAAATTATGAAATTATGTTTATTTTATCTACACAATTAACAGACGAAGAAAAACAAGCTGGAGTTGCATTTGTAGAAAAAATATTAACAGCTGCTGGAGCAACTGAAGTTAAGACAGAAATCTGGGGAGATAGAAAATTAGCTTATCCAATTAAGAAAAAAGAAAACGGATACTATGTTTTAACAACATTCCAAGCAGATGGAACTAAATTTAATGAAATTGAAACAAAATTGAATATTAATGAATCAATTTTAAAATACATGATTGTTAAAAATGATTAATTTGAAATAACTTAAATTTGAGGTTTTGTTATTTTAACTTTAAAATAAATATAAAATTAGGGGGAAATTTATGAACGTAGTAATACTAATGGGAAGAATGACAAGAGATCCTGAGTTGAAATATACTTCAGGAGGAAAGGCATTTGCAAATTTTTCATTAGCTGTGCAAAAAACAAAAGATGAAGTAGAATTTATTGACTGTACTGCGTGGGAAAAAACTGCAGAAACAATTGCTGAATACTTTAGAAAAGGTAACAGAATTCTTATACAAGGACGTTTGAGCGTAAGTAATTACGAACAAAATGGCGAAAAAAGAAAATCAACAAAAGTTGTTGTAAACAGTTTTGAATTTGTTGAAAGTTCAGGAACTTCTGGGAATAATGGAGGATATCAGCAACAGCAGTCTTTTAGCAATAATACTAAAAAACCAGTATCAGTACAAAATGATACTTATGAAGATGATAACGATGATATGGATGACGATGAAGAGTTTCCATTTTAATAATAGCTAAGTAAATTTTATAAGAGTTCTTTTAACGAAGTAAACTTGAAAAGAAATGAAATTTACTATAAAAGTTTTTAGGAGGTGCAAATTTAATGAGAGCTAAACCAGTTACAGAATTTAAAAGAAGAAAAAGAAGACCAAAAGTTAAATTTAAAGTAGAAGATATTAATTATAAAAATGTTGAATTATTAAAAAACTTTATGAATGATAAAGGAAAAATATCTCCAGCAAGAGTAACAGGACTTGA contains:
- a CDS encoding FtsW/RodA/SpoVE family cell cycle protein, producing MKRKKWLGTFFIIVVLILSALSLITMASLSFPQAQKEFGKSHSYLARQALWLLIGGMGFVFTANLNYKKYKDIIKYFYILGAFTLVMVLLIGRTSKGATRWISIGGFAFQPSEFVKIILIITLATFVYNLKYATKRDKVKTLPWLSSISILGLTGIYAGLIIAEKSFSNTAQIVIIGLTYLLISEVKFSIIGIFVPIIGILGWLGIVGTGYRASRLASYVGDDLGYHTTNSLIAIGSGGFSGRFYGNGLQKYGFLPEIHTDYIFSGYAEENGFIGALFLLGLYISLLVIIAITLRKIKNVYAKYILVGIFIMFATQVIGNVAVVSNVIPSTGIPLPMMSYGGSTTIVMMSTLGIVYNIIRALYKQEMGENLDEMNEIDYELINQRKRR
- the rpsF gene encoding 30S ribosomal protein S6, producing MRNYEIMFILSTQLTDEEKQAGVAFVEKILTAAGATEVKTEIWGDRKLAYPIKKKENGYYVLTTFQADGTKFNEIETKLNINESILKYMIVKND
- a CDS encoding single-stranded DNA-binding protein, translating into MNVVILMGRMTRDPELKYTSGGKAFANFSLAVQKTKDEVEFIDCTAWEKTAETIAEYFRKGNRILIQGRLSVSNYEQNGEKRKSTKVVVNSFEFVESSGTSGNNGGYQQQQSFSNNTKKPVSVQNDTYEDDNDDMDDDEEFPF
- a CDS encoding cell division protein FtsQ/DivIB, which translates into the protein MKRSIKALIALFLLAGAMFFGKRFIDTDYFKVQDVFIDGVPKLLKQDIAAQLEQMKGKNIVYINTNKIENFIKNDIRVKKVSIKKLFPSKIEVVLEEREPYVYVKKGEETLLADKDLNIYGDILEDPSRNIPVIDYTSDESLNGIKTILSKIKNKDFYAMISEIRQSEKNYEILLTNNVKIITDTLVTEKKYNDAYKLYEKIKKEKAITYMDLRFTDIVVK
- the ftsZ gene encoding cell division protein FtsZ, which gives rise to MDNFSNTAKLKVVGVGGAGGNAINDMIESNITSVDFIAINTDQQDLDRSQAPVKVLLGRGMGAGADPEKGRIAAKESEEKIKEVLEGTDMLFITAGMGGGTGTGASPIIAEVAKAMGILTVAIVTKPFSFEGPLKKNNAATGINNLRENVDTLIAIPNDRLFEIPGMNISLMNAFKEANGVLKMGIKGISDLITKQGIVNLDFADIKSIMQNSGIAMLGFGEANGDEKAKSATAQALNSPLLEKSIEGARKILINVTAGPDIGLQEIQEVAETIAEKAGNDKANLIWGYIMEPELEGTISVSLVATDFQEELLARSENIDSRAIRFAPPKKEEVEVEKKTEEKKEVKHQIEEEDHDTEERSDESSISDFVLPPFFEE
- the murC gene encoding UDP-N-acetylmuramate--L-alanine ligase, which codes for MLTKINNIYFSGINGIGMSGLAKILASDGFNVAGSDLERKPVTKDMEDMGIKVYIGQVEENVKDKGIDLFVYSTAIKETNPEYKYIVDNNIKKIKRGELLAEIMNRFDGIAVAGTHGKTTTSSMMSVALLEKEPFIVVGGIIPEIQSNSQIGNSEYFIAEADESDNSFLYIKPKYSVVTNIEADHLDHHGTFENIKKSFEQFIDSTERIAVLCKDTVEKVGLDIKNKNVVWYSLKDETADIYAKNIRVENGITSYEVVKNGEELGTFSLSVPGNHNVSNSLPVIYFAHEFNCNMKKVKERILKFKGANRRYQVIYDNNLRIIDDYAHHPTEVKVTINAAHNTEKGKVTVIFQPHRYSRTKFFFDDFVKSLKEADDLILLPIYAASEDNTYGVSSESLAEKIGGNVRVQTQEEIKNIIKNDKNSKNTYVFMGAGSVSKIAHEIANDLKEM
- the rpsR gene encoding 30S ribosomal protein S18 — its product is MRAKPVTEFKRRKRRPKVKFKVEDINYKNVELLKNFMNDKGKISPARVTGLEAKIQRKIAKAIKRARQIALMPYTKIEK
- the murB gene encoding UDP-N-acetylmuramate dehydrogenase, yielding MEIIKNAKMKEYSNMKVGGTAKELIFIDDKNELKEILRTRNNIFLLGNGTNTLINDGNLDISFLSLKRLKKITVEEKIENTKKEDSYDLVRVEAGLDLDDLIDFMEKNDYSGLENITGIPGSVGGLVNMNGGAYGTEIFDCIEEVEVCKNDGEIVKIKTTDLNFKYRTTEIKENKWIVISALFKFGFGFDKEASQDKKNQREVKHPLDLPNLGSTFKNPEGTFAAKLISDADLKGYRVGDVVVSPKHPNFVTNVGNATFNDVISVIEHVKEVVFEKFGVKLETEIIILK
- the murG gene encoding undecaprenyldiphospho-muramoylpentapeptide beta-N-acetylglucosaminyltransferase, giving the protein MEKVVFTTGGTGGHIYPALSIAKKIREKNIDTLFIGTKHRMEKDIVPRENFRFIGLDVLPLRSLKSIFKMIAATISTIKLLKKEKPTKIIAFGNYITIPVLVAANVLKIPYYLQEQNHTMGQANKWFYKGAKKVFIAFGNTLDRIKDKYKNKFVVTGNPLREEFYGKERKEERRKLNIKDDEKVLLVIGGSLGAKNINEAILKKWKTISEDKRIRLFWATGKDNYEASTCKIRDFGTAVVEPYFENVPELMTAADIVICRAGASTISELIQLEKPSILIPYDFVGQKENADVLEYVNGAKIFTNETVEKAIDEALSIVRQASMLEFMSENVKSLKKGNSAEIIVSEMGL